The Clostridia bacterium genome segment CAAGTCTTCCTCTAGCTCGTCGAGATCATAGTTGAGAGGAATGTTATGTGCGGCCAAGAAATCGAGGAATTCCTGTTTGGAAACGTTGGCCAGTTTCGCCGCCTTGCCCAGGGATAAACTCCCATCTGCGTAAAAGGTTGCCGTCAGCCTCTTCAAGGCCTCCATTTTTACCAGTTGAGCCGATTCCCGGCCTTTGATGAACAGTTCTTTTGGCAACTCGAGATCAATCCTTATAGTTTGGTCCGGCATTTTATCGCCTCCCGGAAATACCAACTTTAGTAAAATCATACCATAAGAGATACACCCCAGCGGGGGAAGTCCAGGAGCTTACGAGAGCTGTCCTTGGAAGGGGTGAAAATCCGTGAGAAATACTGGACATGAAGGCCGCACTTTTCGCAGCACCGCCTTATTCGGCCAGCCCACCGCCAATTAAGCGTCAAATAATGTGGGCATTAACACCCACTCAGGCCTCAGCGACGGAAGGCAGTTGAGTTTGAGCATTCTACATGGTATAATCTTACAAAAGAAGCACCGATAACCCAAATAAGTAGTGGTAATTATGACCTTCTTCAAAGAAAAACTTCTATTTTTAGGGAGTAGTGGCTTTTTCTAGGACAAAAATGGGGGGCTCTCTGTGGAAGAAGTACTTAATTTAGTAGTCGAAAAGATAGTGAAGACTGTAAACCCCGATAAAATTATTCTTTTTGGATCCAGGAGCAGGGGGCAGGAAGGATCGTATAGTGATTATGATCTTTTGGTGCTAAAGCGAGGAATAAATAATCGCCGTGCTTTAGCCCACCAGATCTATAGAATCCTGGTCGATGTTCCAGCGGCCGTGGACATACTTGTAGAAACCCCGGAAAAAATAGAAAGGTACCGTAATTCACGAGGGTTCGTGTATGCTGAGGCCGCAAGAGGGCGGGTAGTTTATGAGCGATGAACTATGGCGCCTGTGGTTCCAAAGAGCAAAAAGTAACCTCGC includes the following:
- a CDS encoding UPF0175 family protein — translated: MPDQTIRIDLELPKELFIKGRESAQLVKMEALKRLTATFYADGSLSLGKAAKLANVSKQEFLDFLAAHNIPLNYDLDELEEDLATVKEFLQNESGQN
- a CDS encoding nucleotidyltransferase domain-containing protein — translated: MEEVLNLVVEKIVKTVNPDKIILFGSRSRGQEGSYSDYDLLVLKRGINNRRALAHQIYRILVDVPAAVDILVETPEKIERYRNSRGFVYAEAARGRVVYER